The segment CAAGCCTTCGTCACACCGACTCTCAGGTGAACTTACTCAATAATTTCGGTGACGACGCCGGCACCCACCGTGCGACCGCCCTCACGAATCGCGAACCGCAGCTCCTTCTCCATGGCGATCGGGGTGATCAATTGCCCTGTAATCTCAACATGATCGC is part of the Candidatus Eisenbacteria bacterium genome and harbors:
- the tuf gene encoding elongation factor Tu (EF-Tu; promotes GTP-dependent binding of aminoacyl-tRNA to the A-site of ribosomes during protein biosynthesis; when the tRNA anticodon matches the mRNA codon, GTP hydrolysis results; the inactive EF-Tu-GDP leaves the ribosome and release of GDP is promoted by elongation factor Ts; many prokaryotes have two copies of the gene encoding EF-Tu); the protein is DHVEITGQLITPIAMEKELRFAIREGGRTVGAGVVTEIIE